A genome region from Tolypothrix sp. PCC 7712 includes the following:
- a CDS encoding alpha/beta hydrolase: MSHYSLLITHYSLLITHYSLLITHYSLLITHYSLLITHAPCPMPHPN, from the coding sequence ATGAGCCATTACTCATTACTCATTACTCATTACTCATTACTCATTACTCATTACTCATTACTCATTACTCATTACTCATTACTCATTACTCATTACTCATTACTCATTACCCATGCCCCATGCCCCATGCCCCATCCCAATTAA